The proteins below are encoded in one region of Tsuneonella sp. CC-YZS046:
- a CDS encoding acetaldehyde dehydrogenase (acetylating) has protein sequence MIKTKVAIIGSGNIGTDLMIKIMRLSKVLEMGAFVGIDPESDGLKRAERMGVPITAEGLDGLLAMPEFADIQIVFDATSAGAHKRHSEALIAAGKRVIDLTPAAIGPYTIPPVNGDAHLDAPNVNMVTCGGQATIPIVHAIDRVAKVRYGEIVASISSKSAGPGTRANIDEFTETTSQAIVEVGGAERGKAIIILNPAEPPLIMRDTVYCLCDDGDRDAIARSVEEMVEEVRKYVPGYRLKQAVQFEHIGSNKPLRIPEMGGEYTGLKVTVFLEVEGAGHYLPPYAGNLDIMTSAALATAERIAQRIHAGAAA, from the coding sequence ATGATCAAGACCAAGGTAGCAATCATCGGTTCCGGCAATATCGGCACCGACCTGATGATAAAGATCATGCGCTTGTCCAAGGTGCTCGAAATGGGCGCCTTCGTCGGCATCGACCCCGAATCGGACGGCTTGAAACGGGCCGAGCGGATGGGAGTGCCGATCACGGCCGAAGGGCTGGACGGCTTGCTGGCCATGCCGGAATTCGCGGACATACAGATCGTGTTCGACGCCACCTCCGCCGGGGCGCACAAGCGCCATAGCGAGGCTTTGATCGCGGCCGGCAAGCGCGTGATCGATCTCACTCCGGCGGCTATCGGCCCCTATACGATTCCCCCGGTCAATGGGGACGCGCATCTCGACGCGCCCAATGTCAACATGGTGACTTGCGGCGGGCAGGCGACGATTCCCATCGTCCATGCGATAGATCGGGTGGCGAAGGTCCGTTACGGGGAAATCGTCGCCTCGATCTCGTCGAAATCGGCCGGCCCCGGCACGCGCGCCAATATCGACGAATTTACCGAAACCACCAGTCAGGCAATCGTGGAAGTGGGCGGAGCGGAGCGGGGCAAGGCGATCATCATCCTCAACCCTGCCGAACCGCCCTTAATCATGCGCGATACCGTCTATTGCCTGTGCGATGACGGCGACCGCGATGCGATTGCTAGATCCGTCGAGGAGATGGTCGAGGAAGTTCGCAAATATGTGCCGGGCTATCGGCTCAAGCAGGCTGTGCAGTTCGAGCATATCGGTTCCAACAAGCCGCTGAGAATCCCCGAGATGGGCGGCGAATATACGGGCCTGAAAGTGACGGTGTTCCTCGAGGTGGAGGGCGCGGGCCATTACCTGCCGCCCTATGCCGGCAATCTCGACATCATGACCTCGGCCGCGCTGGCGACCGCCGAGCGGATCGCGCAGCGCATTCATGCAGGAGCCGCGGCATGA
- a CDS encoding aromatic ring-hydroxylating oxygenase subunit alpha has translation MGFETRIINDVDKSQFLVPRRAFTDPAIFEKEYQAIFNRCWLYLGHASELPEPGNFVTRTVARRPILFTRDRAGEFHALFNSCPHRGAMVCRERHGKSPAFMCMYHGWTFGADGHLMTLPGASGYAKGFKQDPQKQMTHVPRLARRGDFFFISFAQDGEDLDTYLADAGDYIDLVSQHSASGMTVVGGTQEYAIRGNWKLLAENSFDGYHAACTHSTYLEYLKNANGALGATPLEGTGIDLKKGHAVIEYGAPWGRPIASWVPLWGEEGKVEIDRIYGELVARLGEARAERLARKNRNMVIFPNLVINDIMAITVRTFFPTAANYMEVNAWALAPKEESEWLRKYRLFNFTEFLGPGGFATPDDVEAIEKCQIGYAVGDTGLYNDISKGMARDGAPSYDDEMQMRAFWIEWERRLTEYEG, from the coding sequence ATGGGCTTCGAAACGCGGATTATCAATGATGTCGACAAGTCGCAATTTCTTGTGCCTCGTCGCGCTTTCACGGACCCGGCGATTTTCGAGAAGGAATATCAGGCGATTTTCAATCGCTGCTGGCTCTATCTCGGCCATGCTTCCGAACTGCCGGAACCGGGCAATTTCGTAACCCGCACGGTCGCACGCCGGCCCATCCTGTTCACACGTGACCGGGCAGGCGAATTCCATGCGCTGTTCAATTCATGTCCGCATCGCGGTGCGATGGTTTGCCGTGAGCGCCACGGCAAATCGCCCGCCTTCATGTGCATGTATCACGGCTGGACCTTCGGCGCGGATGGCCACCTGATGACGCTGCCCGGCGCCTCCGGCTATGCCAAGGGGTTCAAGCAGGACCCGCAGAAGCAGATGACCCATGTCCCACGCCTGGCGCGTCGGGGCGACTTCTTCTTCATCAGCTTCGCCCAGGATGGCGAGGATCTGGACACTTATCTGGCGGACGCGGGCGATTATATCGACCTTGTCTCCCAGCACAGCGCCTCGGGCATGACGGTGGTGGGCGGCACCCAGGAATATGCCATTCGCGGGAACTGGAAGCTGCTCGCCGAAAACAGCTTCGACGGGTATCACGCCGCCTGCACTCATTCGACCTATCTCGAATATCTCAAGAACGCCAATGGCGCGCTGGGCGCGACCCCGCTGGAAGGCACGGGCATCGATCTCAAGAAAGGCCATGCGGTGATCGAATATGGCGCGCCATGGGGCCGCCCTATCGCAAGCTGGGTTCCGCTCTGGGGCGAAGAAGGCAAGGTGGAGATCGACAGGATCTACGGCGAACTGGTCGCGCGCCTGGGCGAGGCCCGCGCGGAACGCCTTGCGCGCAAGAATCGGAACATGGTGATTTTTCCCAATCTCGTCATCAACGACATCATGGCGATTACGGTGCGCACTTTCTTCCCCACCGCGGCGAATTACATGGAGGTGAATGCCTGGGCGCTTGCTCCCAAGGAGGAAAGCGAATGGCTGCGCAAATACCGTCTGTTCAATTTCACCGAATTCCTCGGCCCCGGCGGCTTCGCCACGCCTGACGATGTCGAGGCGATCGAGAAATGCCAGATCGGCTACGCGGTCGGAGATACCGGCCTCTACAACGATATTTCCAAGGGCATGGCACGCGACGGCGCCCCATCCTACGACGACGAAATGCAGATGCGCGCTTTCTGGATCGAGTGGGAACGCCGCTTGACGGAGTATGAAGGATGA
- a CDS encoding 2-keto-4-pentenoate hydratase, giving the protein MSENWEIAAIRLREAYRTGQVAPLRDLIEPADGEGAYAIQAINTRHWQESGRRIVGRKVGLTAKAVQQQLGVSQPDFGILFEDMRVANGGVADAGRFLQPKAEAEIALVLKADLPEGSAISQDDLAACVGEVRAAIEIVDSRIADWKISFADTVSDNGSSAAFVLSDDALALDGADLYSCGMVLERNGEIASIGAGAACLGHPLAAATWLANTLQGQGDRLRVGDIILTGALGPMVALQPGDHIRAVVGGIGEVSFSYGEQK; this is encoded by the coding sequence ATGAGCGAAAATTGGGAAATTGCCGCAATCAGGCTGCGCGAGGCATATCGCACCGGCCAGGTTGCGCCTCTCCGCGATCTGATCGAGCCGGCGGATGGCGAGGGCGCCTATGCGATCCAGGCCATCAATACGCGGCATTGGCAGGAAAGCGGCCGCAGGATCGTAGGCCGCAAGGTGGGCCTGACGGCAAAGGCCGTGCAGCAGCAACTGGGCGTCTCCCAGCCGGATTTCGGCATCCTGTTCGAGGATATGCGTGTCGCCAATGGCGGTGTCGCGGATGCCGGCAGATTTCTCCAGCCCAAGGCCGAGGCCGAAATCGCCCTGGTCCTCAAGGCTGACCTGCCGGAAGGAAGCGCGATCAGTCAGGATGACCTGGCCGCCTGCGTTGGCGAGGTGCGCGCCGCGATCGAAATCGTCGATAGCCGTATCGCGGACTGGAAGATAAGTTTCGCCGATACGGTGTCGGACAACGGCTCGTCCGCCGCCTTCGTCCTGAGCGACGATGCCTTGGCGCTCGACGGCGCGGATCTCTACAGTTGCGGCATGGTGCTGGAACGGAACGGTGAGATCGCCTCGATCGGCGCGGGCGCCGCTTGCCTGGGCCATCCGCTTGCGGCGGCGACCTGGCTGGCCAATACTCTCCAGGGGCAGGGCGACCGCCTGCGCGTGGGCGACATCATTCTGACAGGAGCGCTTGGCCCCATGGTCGCGCTCCAGCCGGGCGACCATATTCGCGCGGTGGTGGGCGGCATCGGCGAAGTTTCCTTCTCATATGGCGAGCAGAAATGA
- a CDS encoding DUF7064 domain-containing protein, whose translation MSHFEEKDYLRHSPDESGKMRDSLFWQTMFGEEQLGFQAYLYVTAKGKAGFNVILWGEGKPLGFDRTEGEIPQGMDFDDFQLGSLSLQNTGLGAPARLAYDGERMKFDFTFTGSHAPFSYHANPDGLPQWMARNRFEQGGRIKGWIEAKGKRLEFDQPGHRDHSWGNRNWGMPQHWKWFCAYTPDGSITLNGWIWIARGEMGCAGFVHRDGRTIPVATIRQSARYDPDMSQRRLDAVLVDAEGKETALVLERFGLIKLPTGDKIGTVIQEAACSATIDGVAGLGQFETQWHQSYLDHLIETGSTG comes from the coding sequence ATGAGCCATTTCGAAGAAAAGGATTATCTGCGTCATTCGCCCGATGAATCGGGCAAGATGCGGGATTCGCTGTTCTGGCAAACCATGTTCGGCGAGGAGCAGCTGGGCTTCCAGGCCTATCTGTATGTGACAGCCAAGGGGAAAGCCGGCTTCAACGTCATCCTCTGGGGCGAAGGCAAGCCCCTGGGCTTCGACCGCACGGAGGGCGAAATCCCGCAGGGCATGGATTTCGACGATTTTCAGCTGGGCAGCCTGTCCTTGCAGAACACGGGGCTGGGTGCGCCTGCGCGGCTCGCCTATGACGGGGAGCGGATGAAGTTCGACTTCACCTTCACCGGCAGCCATGCGCCCTTCAGCTATCATGCCAATCCGGATGGCCTGCCGCAGTGGATGGCGCGCAACAGGTTCGAGCAGGGCGGGCGGATCAAGGGTTGGATCGAGGCCAAGGGCAAGCGGCTGGAGTTCGACCAGCCCGGCCATCGCGATCACAGTTGGGGCAACCGCAACTGGGGAATGCCCCAGCACTGGAAATGGTTCTGCGCCTATACGCCCGATGGCTCGATTACCTTGAACGGCTGGATCTGGATCGCGCGGGGCGAGATGGGCTGCGCCGGCTTCGTGCATCGCGATGGGCGGACGATTCCGGTTGCGACCATTCGCCAGAGCGCCAGATACGATCCCGACATGAGCCAGCGCAGGCTGGATGCGGTGCTGGTCGATGCGGAAGGGAAGGAAACCGCACTGGTGCTGGAACGCTTCGGACTGATCAAATTGCCGACTGGCGACAAGATCGGCACGGTTATTCAGGAAGCGGCCTGCTCCGCAACAATCGATGGCGTGGCGGGGCTTGGCCAGTTCGAGACGCAATGGCATCAATCCTATCTGGATCATCTTATCGAGACAGGTTCGACTGGATGA
- a CDS encoding VOC family protein, producing the protein MTQTTQHPIRYSRLGYARLQVTDLAASIHFYEDLVGLKRDSGPDGEVWLRCSDKPYDLILTEGPEAGLAAVGFELESRAELDKAFTHIETLGYAPKWSQPDECATRKVEAGFTFVNPDTNLLVDFYVGQEIAPDAFEPTVARIARLGHVVLNVADYSKAHKFWIEDLGFAISDHVPGRIAFIRAWPNSLHHTFALLQGERDNLNHINFMVTDIDDVGRAMNRMKKADVPIVFGPGRHLPSTSIFIYYLDPDQMTVEYSFGMEEIEEVGGREPRILEPKPEVLDTWGSLPDPRFGKTGKILAHHG; encoded by the coding sequence ATGACCCAGACCACCCAGCACCCGATCCGCTATTCCCGTCTGGGCTATGCCCGGCTTCAGGTCACGGATCTGGCGGCGTCCATCCACTTCTATGAAGATCTGGTCGGCCTCAAGCGCGATAGCGGGCCTGACGGCGAAGTCTGGCTGCGCTGCAGCGACAAGCCCTACGACCTGATCCTCACCGAAGGGCCGGAAGCCGGCCTGGCGGCCGTAGGCTTCGAACTGGAAAGCCGCGCCGAACTGGACAAGGCCTTCACGCATATCGAAACGCTCGGCTATGCGCCGAAATGGTCGCAGCCGGACGAGTGCGCCACGCGCAAGGTCGAAGCCGGCTTCACCTTCGTCAATCCGGACACGAACCTGCTGGTCGATTTCTATGTGGGCCAGGAAATCGCGCCGGACGCTTTCGAGCCGACCGTCGCCAGGATCGCCCGGCTGGGCCATGTCGTGCTGAATGTCGCGGATTACTCGAAGGCGCATAAATTCTGGATCGAGGATCTGGGCTTTGCCATCTCCGATCATGTCCCCGGCCGCATCGCCTTCATTCGCGCATGGCCCAATTCGCTTCATCACACCTTCGCATTGCTGCAGGGCGAAAGGGACAATCTCAATCATATCAACTTCATGGTCACCGATATCGACGATGTCGGCCGGGCAATGAACCGGATGAAGAAAGCCGATGTCCCGATCGTGTTCGGTCCGGGGCGGCATCTGCCCTCGACCAGCATCTTCATCTATTATCTCGACCCCGACCAGATGACGGTGGAATACAGTTTCGGCATGGAGGAGATCGAGGAAGTGGGTGGGCGTGAGCCTCGCATTCTCGAACCCAAGCCGGAAGTGCTCGACACCTGGGGCAGCCTGCCCGACCCGCGCTTCGGCAAGACCGGAAAGATCCTTGCACACCATGGCTGA
- a CDS encoding SDR family NAD(P)-dependent oxidoreductase, producing the protein MTGAGRGIGKAIGKRLHDEGARIVLTDLHEENARAAADDIGAADAIAFGGNLASEEVAGRLIAQTVERFGRIDILVNNAGGGILRPFLDHTPETLVETVDRNLWTAIWCSWHALPHMKAAGWGRIINLGADSVRNGLVDHAAYNAAKGGMHGMTTGLAREFARDGITVNTVAPCVVDTPQVEDIRAVNPEMIEKVYSIIPMGRGAKMEEVASMVAYLARDEAAFVTGQVISVNGGTTML; encoded by the coding sequence GTGACGGGCGCCGGACGGGGCATCGGCAAGGCCATCGGCAAGCGGCTTCACGATGAAGGCGCGCGGATCGTGCTGACCGATCTGCACGAAGAAAACGCCCGTGCCGCGGCTGATGACATCGGCGCGGCCGACGCCATCGCCTTCGGCGGCAATCTCGCAAGCGAGGAAGTCGCAGGCAGGCTGATCGCGCAGACTGTGGAGCGCTTCGGGCGGATCGATATTCTGGTGAACAATGCGGGCGGCGGTATTCTGCGGCCGTTTCTCGACCATACGCCGGAAACCCTGGTGGAAACGGTCGACCGCAACCTCTGGACAGCCATCTGGTGCAGCTGGCATGCCCTTCCCCACATGAAGGCCGCAGGATGGGGCCGCATCATCAATCTCGGGGCGGACAGCGTTCGCAATGGCCTCGTCGATCATGCGGCCTATAATGCGGCCAAGGGCGGCATGCATGGGATGACCACGGGCCTGGCGCGCGAATTCGCGCGCGACGGCATCACCGTCAACACCGTGGCGCCCTGCGTGGTCGATACACCGCAGGTAGAGGATATCCGCGCCGTGAACCCCGAAATGATCGAGAAAGTCTATTCGATCATTCCAATGGGCCGGGGCGCGAAGATGGAGGAAGTCGCCTCGATGGTGGCCTATCTCGCCAGGGACGAAGCCGCTTTCGTCACGGGTCAGGTCATCAGCGTCAACGGCGGCACCACGATGTTGTAA
- a CDS encoding long-chain fatty acid--CoA ligase, giving the protein MLPGLMQDRPLAIIDILRFAATAHGTREIVSKNVDEPIWRSDYAGTMRRVAQAAHMLAGLGLKAGDRISTLSWNTHRHFELFYAAPGMGLVVHTANPRLPDDHLIYTINHAGSRVLLLDRNMVPIYERIRDELSTVEKVILLTDSERTLDGYEGYEDLIAGQPESYKWPVFDENTAAFLCYTSGTTGDPKGVLYTHRSVVLHGFAAGLSGALGFSAFDVVMPCQSLYHATAWGLPFAGPINGVKFVFPCDKFDGASLQKLIEDEGVTFSGGVPTIWTMYLDHLERTGGSPGTLQRVIIGGSAVPRDMAVAFDKLGVTVQQIWGMTETCPLGVVATSTPALAERGRDAELEQIWTRQGRMMFGIEMKIVDEEGNELPHDGEASGALMVRGPWVLERYYRTDKSACDADGWFDTGDISTIDELGFMRITDRKKDVIKSGGEWISSIDLENTAAGCPGVKVAAVAGVYHPKWEERPIMLIEAHDGVELSEDSVRAYLEARIAKWWMPDRIFFEPVPMTATGKIDKKVIRDRHGNALNDLETS; this is encoded by the coding sequence ATGCTGCCGGGACTGATGCAGGATCGCCCCCTGGCGATCATCGATATACTCCGCTTTGCCGCGACGGCGCACGGCACGCGGGAAATCGTGTCGAAGAATGTGGACGAGCCGATCTGGCGCAGCGACTATGCCGGCACCATGCGGCGCGTGGCGCAAGCGGCGCATATGCTCGCAGGCCTGGGCTTGAAGGCGGGCGACCGGATCAGCACCCTCTCGTGGAATACGCACCGCCATTTCGAACTGTTCTATGCCGCGCCGGGCATGGGGCTTGTGGTCCATACCGCCAATCCCCGCCTGCCGGACGACCATCTGATCTACACCATCAACCATGCGGGCAGCCGGGTCCTGCTGCTCGACCGGAACATGGTGCCGATCTACGAGCGTATCCGCGACGAACTCAGCACTGTCGAAAAGGTGATACTGCTGACCGACAGCGAGCGCACGCTCGACGGCTACGAGGGCTATGAGGATCTGATAGCCGGGCAACCGGAAAGCTACAAATGGCCGGTATTCGATGAAAACACCGCCGCGTTCCTGTGCTACACTTCGGGAACGACCGGCGACCCGAAGGGCGTTCTCTACACCCACCGTTCGGTAGTTCTCCACGGCTTCGCGGCCGGCCTCAGCGGTGCGTTAGGCTTTTCCGCTTTCGACGTGGTGATGCCGTGCCAGTCGCTCTACCACGCAACCGCCTGGGGCCTGCCCTTCGCCGGGCCGATCAATGGCGTGAAATTCGTCTTCCCCTGCGACAAGTTCGATGGCGCAAGCCTGCAGAAGCTGATCGAGGATGAAGGCGTCACCTTCTCCGGCGGGGTGCCGACGATCTGGACCATGTATCTGGATCATCTGGAGCGCACCGGCGGTTCGCCGGGCACCTTGCAGCGCGTCATCATCGGCGGATCGGCCGTTCCGCGCGACATGGCGGTCGCCTTCGACAAGCTTGGCGTCACCGTCCAGCAAATCTGGGGCATGACCGAAACCTGCCCATTGGGGGTGGTCGCCACCTCCACCCCTGCCCTTGCGGAGCGGGGGCGCGACGCCGAGCTGGAACAGATCTGGACTCGTCAGGGCCGGATGATGTTCGGCATCGAGATGAAGATCGTCGATGAGGAAGGCAACGAACTGCCTCATGATGGCGAGGCTTCCGGGGCGCTGATGGTTCGCGGCCCATGGGTGCTGGAACGCTATTACCGGACCGACAAGAGCGCCTGCGACGCCGATGGCTGGTTCGATACCGGCGATATTTCAACCATCGACGAACTGGGCTTCATGCGGATCACCGACCGCAAGAAGGACGTGATCAAATCCGGCGGGGAATGGATCAGCTCGATCGACCTGGAAAACACCGCGGCAGGCTGCCCGGGGGTAAAGGTGGCCGCGGTCGCCGGCGTCTATCATCCAAAGTGGGAAGAACGGCCGATCATGCTGATCGAGGCGCATGACGGAGTGGAGCTTTCCGAAGACAGCGTGCGCGCCTATCTCGAAGCCCGGATCGCCAAATGGTGGATGCCGGATCGGATCTTCTTCGAACCCGTCCCGATGACGGCCACCGGCAAGATCGACAAGAAGGTGATCCGGGACCGGCATGGCAACGCGCTGAACGATCTGGAAACGAGCTGA
- a CDS encoding FadR/GntR family transcriptional regulator — protein sequence MNSTSLKKRPAAQKERVFEKVRDAVLADIKAGELAPGDRLPSERELSSKYSASRSAVREGLRALETSGVLRFAKGTSGGAFVRERSADGIARSLHDMIILGRMPLADIMVVRRSLLLLAIDLAVERATEEDFARLDANIEEMAAAIATGDPSVTTEPVMRFNRLLGKSSHNPVLELVIDTVSAIMAEVLNRLGLPTVIDLVSPRRVIVAHLRNRDADSAKEAFASHLSVTTRYVLERADLEGPAI from the coding sequence ATGAACTCCACTTCCCTCAAGAAACGCCCCGCCGCCCAGAAAGAGCGCGTTTTCGAGAAGGTTCGCGATGCGGTTCTTGCAGACATAAAAGCCGGGGAACTGGCGCCCGGCGACAGATTGCCGAGCGAGCGGGAGCTTTCGAGCAAATATTCGGCAAGCCGCTCCGCCGTTCGCGAAGGTTTGCGGGCACTGGAAACGTCGGGGGTGCTGCGCTTCGCCAAGGGAACGTCGGGCGGCGCTTTCGTCCGTGAACGAAGCGCGGATGGCATCGCCCGTTCCCTGCATGACATGATTATTCTCGGGCGAATGCCGCTGGCCGACATCATGGTGGTTCGGCGCAGCTTGCTGCTGCTGGCGATCGACCTGGCGGTGGAACGCGCGACCGAAGAGGATTTCGCCCGGCTCGATGCGAATATCGAGGAAATGGCGGCAGCCATTGCGACCGGCGATCCTTCGGTGACGACCGAACCTGTCATGCGCTTCAATCGCCTTCTGGGAAAATCGTCCCATAATCCCGTTCTCGAGCTGGTGATCGATACGGTTTCCGCAATCATGGCCGAAGTGCTCAACAGGCTTGGCTTGCCGACCGTGATAGATCTCGTCTCTCCACGCCGCGTAATTGTCGCGCATCTGCGGAACCGCGATGCCGATTCCGCCAAGGAGGCGTTTGCCAGCCATTTGTCGGTGACTACCCGCTATGTGCTGGAAAGGGCCGATCTCGAAGGACCGGCAATCTGA
- a CDS encoding aromatic-ring-hydroxylating dioxygenase subunit beta yields the protein MSLTMERTIDEATLLRLQVENLLIREADLLDSWKLDEWLTLYTEDAHYYVPPSDVDGDTASPDTSLFYVIDDRNRMEERVIRLKSQGAHSEWPRSKVRHMVGNVIAHRDDGIIRAKASFMASRAKDITHDIFVGHYLYEIVERDGELKIQKKTCVLDMEALRPHARISIIL from the coding sequence ATGAGCCTGACGATGGAACGCACGATCGACGAGGCCACCTTGCTGCGATTGCAGGTCGAGAACCTTCTTATCCGCGAAGCCGACCTGCTGGACAGCTGGAAGCTGGACGAATGGCTCACTCTCTACACCGAGGACGCGCATTATTACGTGCCGCCCAGCGATGTGGACGGCGACACCGCCAGCCCCGATACCTCGCTGTTCTATGTGATCGATGACCGCAACCGCATGGAAGAGCGAGTCATTCGCCTAAAAAGCCAGGGGGCGCACAGCGAATGGCCGCGCTCCAAGGTCCGCCACATGGTCGGCAATGTCATCGCGCACAGGGATGACGGCATCATCCGCGCCAAGGCAAGTTTCATGGCTTCGCGCGCGAAGGACATAACCCACGACATCTTCGTAGGCCATTATCTCTACGAGATAGTCGAACGCGATGGCGAACTGAAGATCCAGAAGAAAACCTGCGTTCTGGATATGGAAGCCCTGCGCCCACACGCGCGCATCAGCATCATTCTGTGA
- a CDS encoding alpha/beta hydrolase has protein sequence MSDNPEIGQNVDVNGIGTNYITAGSGTPLILIHGSGPGVTAYANWRGVIPDFSQHFHCYAPDTLGFGYTDFPDDIDGFSMDRWVAHLIGFMDALGIAKAHFIGNSYGGALTLALATRHPDRVGGIVLMGSAGRAEFQMTQGLQEVWGYEPSIDNMRELMRTFAHDPSLVKEEIVRSRYEASIRPGAHEKYSSLFPGPRQRWLTELSTSDDKLSAMPHPTLIVHGREDVIVPVERSIRFNEVIPNSELHVFGNCGHWTQIEMRERFVELVIPFLKRIAL, from the coding sequence GTGAGCGACAATCCCGAAATCGGCCAGAACGTCGATGTGAATGGCATCGGCACCAACTATATCACCGCAGGCAGCGGAACCCCGCTGATCCTTATCCACGGCTCCGGCCCGGGGGTGACAGCCTATGCGAACTGGCGGGGCGTTATCCCTGATTTCTCTCAGCATTTCCATTGTTACGCACCGGACACCCTGGGCTTCGGCTACACCGATTTTCCCGATGACATCGACGGTTTCTCGATGGATCGCTGGGTCGCTCACCTGATCGGCTTCATGGATGCCCTGGGTATCGCCAAGGCCCATTTCATCGGCAATTCCTATGGCGGGGCGTTGACCCTGGCGCTTGCAACACGACACCCGGACCGTGTCGGCGGGATCGTGCTGATGGGCTCGGCCGGCCGCGCGGAATTCCAGATGACCCAAGGCCTGCAGGAAGTCTGGGGCTATGAGCCGAGCATCGACAACATGCGCGAACTGATGCGGACATTCGCCCACGACCCCAGCCTGGTGAAGGAGGAAATCGTCCGCTCCCGCTACGAGGCCAGCATCCGGCCGGGCGCGCATGAGAAATATTCCAGCCTGTTTCCGGGGCCGCGCCAGCGCTGGCTGACGGAGCTGTCCACCAGCGATGACAAGCTGAGTGCGATGCCGCACCCGACGCTGATCGTTCATGGACGCGAAGACGTGATCGTCCCGGTCGAACGCTCGATCCGTTTCAATGAAGTCATTCCCAATAGCGAGTTGCATGTTTTCGGAAATTGCGGACACTGGACGCAGATCGAAATGCGCGAGCGCTTCGTGGAACTGGTCATCCCGTTCCTCAAGCGCATCGCGCTGTAA
- a CDS encoding phosphotransferase family protein, which yields MSWQWDDETLTGLARILGELGLAGDGNLRPVPIGDGHSNLTYRIEGASSPLVLRRPPPPPFPPGSNDVKREARILSALAGSGVPVPEVHVVVDAGELLDVPFYVMSLVDGDVVTTQMPQRFARPEQARAMGFEQVDVISRLHSVDWRGVGLETLGRPEGFNARHLARLSSLVRDAEGSLFPEFAPIHAWLEAYCPVESGAALIHNDCRIGNVIWAPGETPRIAAVLDWELATIGDPLMDFAYVVASLPREGRSRTPVQDLATACLAEGFPDTSELAGRYREDTGADLSNLGWFLAMVNWKLAALYAYSRRKGDDPYFDDDSHVARFLAEAAHHAGLPA from the coding sequence ATGAGCTGGCAATGGGATGACGAAACGCTTACCGGCCTGGCCCGCATTCTTGGCGAGCTTGGCCTGGCGGGTGACGGGAATTTGCGGCCGGTTCCCATTGGGGATGGCCACTCCAACCTGACATACCGGATCGAGGGGGCATCCAGTCCCCTGGTTCTACGCCGTCCGCCTCCGCCGCCATTTCCCCCCGGCTCCAATGACGTGAAGCGCGAAGCGCGGATTCTGTCGGCGCTTGCGGGCAGCGGAGTGCCGGTGCCGGAAGTGCATGTGGTGGTCGACGCTGGCGAATTGCTGGACGTTCCGTTTTACGTGATGAGCCTGGTGGACGGCGATGTCGTCACCACGCAAATGCCTCAGCGCTTCGCACGGCCCGAGCAGGCCCGAGCGATGGGATTCGAGCAGGTCGATGTCATTTCTCGCCTCCATTCCGTCGACTGGCGCGGAGTAGGCCTTGAAACGCTTGGGCGCCCTGAGGGATTCAACGCGCGCCATCTTGCGCGGCTTTCGTCTCTGGTCCGGGACGCGGAAGGCAGCCTCTTCCCCGAATTCGCGCCAATCCACGCTTGGCTTGAGGCCTATTGCCCGGTCGAGAGCGGCGCCGCGCTGATCCATAATGATTGCCGGATCGGCAATGTGATCTGGGCGCCGGGCGAAACTCCGCGTATCGCGGCGGTGCTGGATTGGGAATTGGCGACCATCGGCGATCCGCTGATGGATTTCGCCTATGTGGTGGCTTCGCTCCCCCGCGAAGGGCGGTCACGCACCCCGGTGCAGGATCTGGCGACGGCCTGCCTTGCCGAAGGCTTTCCGGATACTTCGGAACTGGCCGGCCGGTATCGCGAGGATACCGGAGCCGATCTCAGCAATCTTGGCTGGTTCCTGGCGATGGTGAACTGGAAGCTGGCCGCCCTTTATGCCTATTCGCGGCGCAAGGGCGACGATCCCTATTTCGACGATGACAGCCATGTCGCCCGCTTTCTGGCGGAAGCGGCTCATCATGCGGGGCTGCCGGCCTGA